GAGCTCTGCCGCACTGGAGGTGGCCGAATGGTGCCCTTCGCTGGCTGGGAGATGCCGGTGCAATTCAGTGGCCTAATTCAGGAACACAAAGCCGTACGCAACAGCGTGGGCATGTTCGACATCTCCCACATGGGAGTGCTGCGACTTGAGGGGGCCAACCCCAAAGACACCCTGCAACAACTGGTGCCCAGCGACCTGCATCGAATCGGGCCCGGCGAAGCCTGTTACACCGTTTTGCTCAACGACCAGGGCGGCATTCGAGACGACTTGATCATTTACGACCTCGGCGCCATCGACGAAAAACGAGGCGCCCTCGTGCTGGTGATTAACGCTGCCTGCGCAGACAGCGACACCGCCTGGATTCGCGAACGCATGGAACCGGCGGGCCTCACCGTGACCGATATCAAAAACAATGGCGTTTTACTGGCGCTCCAAGGCCCCCAAGCCATTCCCCTGCTCGAACAACTCAGTGGAGAGGATCTCAGCGGCTTGCCCCGCTTTGGCCATCGAGACCTCCAAATTCAAGGCCTGAGCAATTCCGTCTTCACCGCCCGCACGGGCTACACGGGTGAA
The DNA window shown above is from Synechococcus sp. CC9902 and carries:
- the gcvT gene encoding glycine cleavage system aminomethyltransferase GcvT — translated: MLRTPLYELCRTGGGRMVPFAGWEMPVQFSGLIQEHKAVRNSVGMFDISHMGVLRLEGANPKDTLQQLVPSDLHRIGPGEACYTVLLNDQGGIRDDLIIYDLGAIDEKRGALVLVINAACADSDTAWIRERMEPAGLTVTDIKNNGVLLALQGPQAIPLLEQLSGEDLSGLPRFGHRDLQIQGLSNSVFTARTGYTGEDGAELLLTAEDGQLLWSQLLEKGVAPCGLGARDTLRLEAAMHLYGQDMNADTNPFEAGLGWLVHLEMPADFIGRQALERAAETGPNKRLVGLKLEGRAIARHDYPVLHNGEPVGVVTSGTWSPTLEEPIALASIPTALAKLGTNLSVEIRGKAQPATVVRRPFYKRP